One region of Flavobacterium sp. KACC 22763 genomic DNA includes:
- a CDS encoding acetyl-CoA carboxylase carboxyltransferase subunit alpha, which yields MEYLDFELPIKELEEQLEKCVIIGKESDVDVTPTCKEINKKLVETKKEIYKNLTAWQRVQLSRHPNRPYTLDYIRAICGDTFLELHGDRGFKDDKAMVGGLGKINGQSFMIIGQQKGFNTKTRQYRNFGMANPEGYRKALRLMKMAEKFGIPVLTLVDTPGAYPGLEAEERGQGEAIARNIFEMVRLQVPIITVIIGEGASGGALGIGVGDKVYMLENTWYSVISPESCSSILWKSWEYKERAAEALKLTSSDMKKQKLVDDVIPEPLGGAHYDRETTFKTVAEYITKGYNELKDLSTADLIAQRMDKYSNMGEFKE from the coding sequence ATGGAATATTTAGATTTTGAGCTTCCAATTAAAGAACTTGAAGAACAGTTAGAAAAGTGCGTTATTATTGGAAAAGAATCTGACGTTGACGTAACGCCGACGTGCAAGGAAATCAACAAAAAATTAGTAGAGACTAAAAAAGAAATATATAAAAACCTTACGGCTTGGCAGAGAGTACAATTGTCAAGACATCCAAATAGACCTTATACTTTAGACTACATTAGAGCAATCTGTGGAGATACTTTCTTAGAGCTTCATGGAGATAGAGGTTTTAAAGATGATAAAGCAATGGTTGGTGGTCTTGGTAAAATAAACGGACAATCGTTTATGATTATCGGTCAGCAAAAAGGTTTTAATACAAAAACACGTCAATACCGTAATTTCGGTATGGCTAATCCAGAAGGATACCGTAAAGCTTTGCGTTTGATGAAAATGGCAGAGAAATTCGGAATTCCAGTTCTTACTTTGGTAGATACTCCAGGTGCGTATCCAGGACTTGAAGCTGAAGAAAGAGGACAAGGAGAAGCTATTGCTAGAAATATTTTCGAAATGGTTCGTCTGCAGGTGCCAATCATTACCGTTATTATTGGTGAAGGTGCTTCAGGTGGAGCTTTAGGAATTGGTGTTGGTGATAAAGTATATATGTTAGAGAATACTTGGTATTCTGTAATTTCTCCAGAATCTTGCTCTTCTATTTTATGGAAAAGCTGGGAGTATAAAGAGCGTGCAGCAGAAGCTTTAAAACTGACTTCTTCTGACATGAAAAAACAAAAACTTGTTGATGATGTGATTCCAGAACCACTAGGAGGAGCGCATTATGATAGAGAAACTACTTTTAAAACAGTAGCGGAATATATTACAAAAGGATATAACGAATTGAAAGACTTATCAACAGCCGATTTAATTGCCCAAAGAATGGACAAATACAGTAATATGGGCGAGTTTAAAGAGTAA
- a CDS encoding DMT family transporter encodes MRNDNLKSYLNLHLIVFIWGFTAILGALITIDAENLVWYRMLIAMIFLGGFIAYKKQSFQVPIKEFFKLIFVGLLIALHWIFFFRAIHVSNVSITLSIFSLGAFFASLLEPLFYGRKVLWYEVLFGLVIIAGLGLILQVEIKYLEGVYYALAAIILGVLFTLMNGKLISDHEPSVITFYEFGAGVFFITVYFLFQGKFTADFFQMSLNNWVLLLVLASICTAYAFTASVKVMQRLTPYTVMLTTNLEPVYGIVLAYFILGGKEKMSVEFYIGAVIIIITVILNGVFKHYQNKKENL; translated from the coding sequence ATGCGAAACGATAATTTAAAAAGTTATTTAAATCTTCACTTAATTGTTTTTATCTGGGGTTTTACAGCCATTTTGGGCGCTTTAATTACAATTGATGCCGAAAATTTGGTTTGGTACAGAATGTTGATTGCCATGATATTTCTCGGCGGATTTATTGCTTATAAAAAGCAGTCTTTTCAGGTTCCGATAAAAGAATTTTTTAAATTGATTTTTGTCGGATTATTGATTGCACTTCATTGGATTTTCTTTTTTAGGGCAATCCATGTTTCCAACGTTTCTATTACACTTTCTATATTTTCTTTAGGAGCATTTTTTGCTTCTTTATTAGAACCATTATTTTATGGAAGAAAAGTACTTTGGTATGAAGTTCTTTTCGGGCTTGTAATAATTGCCGGTTTAGGATTGATTCTTCAGGTTGAAATAAAATACCTCGAGGGTGTTTATTATGCTTTGGCAGCGATCATTTTAGGAGTATTATTTACTTTAATGAATGGAAAGTTAATATCAGATCATGAACCCTCAGTTATTACATTTTATGAATTTGGGGCGGGAGTTTTCTTTATTACAGTTTATTTTTTATTTCAAGGAAAATTTACAGCAGATTTCTTCCAAATGTCTTTAAATAATTGGGTTTTATTATTGGTTTTAGCTTCAATCTGTACGGCTTATGCGTTTACAGCTTCGGTTAAAGTAATGCAGAGATTGACGCCTTATACTGTAATGTTAACCACTAATTTAGAGCCAGTTTACGGAATAGTTTTGGCTTATTTTATATTAGGAGGAAAAGAAAAAATGAGTGTTGAGTTTTACATCGGAGCTGTTATAATAATCATAACAGTTATTCTAAACGGTGTATTCAAGCATTATCAGAACAAGAAAGAAAACTTGTAA
- a CDS encoding LptF/LptG family permease has translation MLTIIDKYILKRYLGTFSVMLLLFAPIGIVIDVSEKVNKMLENKIPFGDIAFYYYNFTIYFINSLFPIFLFLSVIWFTSKLANNTEIIAILSSGISFTRFLRPYIIGATIVSIFVLLMGFFIVPAASEGYNNFRYTYLKGNGKELMRGENTNVYRQINDHDFIFVNSFNEESKTAFNFSLEHFENEKLTYKITASRIKWDPKKKIYVLYDYTKRTVGELNDVIEKFPERNVAFKFELADLTPVVYIAETLTLGKLIDFIEKERKRGSGNINTYLVVLYKKYSIPVSAFILTIIAVSVSSMKRRGGMGMNLAIGIAIAFSFVFFDKIFGTLAEKSTFSPLLAVWFPNIVFGILAVYLLRNAKR, from the coding sequence ATGTTAACAATAATAGATAAATACATCTTAAAAAGATATCTGGGAACTTTTTCTGTCATGCTGCTTTTGTTTGCACCGATCGGAATTGTGATTGATGTTTCTGAAAAGGTGAATAAAATGCTTGAAAACAAGATTCCTTTTGGAGATATTGCTTTCTATTATTACAACTTTACAATCTATTTTATTAATTCGCTGTTCCCGATATTTTTGTTTTTATCGGTAATATGGTTTACATCAAAACTGGCCAATAATACTGAAATTATTGCCATTTTGAGTTCTGGAATTTCATTTACTCGTTTCTTGCGTCCTTATATTATAGGTGCAACAATTGTTTCAATTTTTGTGTTGCTTATGGGATTTTTTATTGTTCCTGCGGCGAGCGAAGGGTATAATAATTTTAGGTATACTTATTTGAAAGGAAATGGAAAAGAGCTCATGCGAGGTGAAAACACTAATGTTTACAGACAAATTAACGATCATGATTTTATTTTTGTAAACAGCTTTAATGAAGAATCAAAAACGGCTTTCAATTTTTCTTTAGAACATTTTGAAAATGAAAAATTGACTTATAAAATCACTGCAAGTCGTATAAAATGGGATCCTAAAAAGAAGATTTACGTTTTGTACGATTATACTAAAAGAACAGTAGGAGAATTAAATGATGTAATTGAAAAATTTCCCGAAAGAAATGTAGCTTTTAAATTTGAATTGGCAGATTTAACGCCAGTAGTTTATATTGCAGAAACTCTTACTCTTGGTAAATTAATTGATTTTATTGAAAAAGAAAGAAAAAGAGGTTCAGGAAATATTAATACCTATTTGGTTGTTCTTTATAAAAAATATAGTATTCCAGTTTCAGCATTTATTTTGACCATTATTGCGGTTTCGGTTTCTTCTATGAAACGTCGTGGCGGAATGGGAATGAACCTTGCCATCGGAATTGCAATTGCGTTTTCATTTGTATTCTTTGATAAAATCTTTGGTACACTAGCTGAAAAATCTACCTTCTCACCTTTATTAGCTGTCTGGTTCCCAAATATTGTTTTCGGAATACTAGCAGTTTACTTATTACGTAATGCGAAACGATAA
- the tgt gene encoding tRNA guanosine(34) transglycosylase Tgt produces the protein MKFDLLQKDPQSKARAGSITTDHGVIETPIFMPVGTVASVKGVHQRELKEEINPDIILGNTYHLYLRPQTEILEKAGGLHKFMNWDRNILTDSGGYQVYSLSSNRKIKEEGVKFKSHIDGSYHFFTPENVMEIQRTIGADIIMAFDECTPYPCDYRYAQRSMHMTHRWLDRCINHLEKVPYKYGYEQTFFPIVQGSTYKDLRRQSAEYIANAGQQGNAIGGLSVGEPAEEMYAMTEVVCEILPEDKPRYLMGVGTPINILENIALGIDMFDCVMPTRNARNGMLFTANGTINIKNKKWEADFSPIDEMGHTFVDTEYTKAYLRHLFAANEYLGKQIATIHNLGFYMWLVREARKHILAGDFRPWKEMMVKNMSQRL, from the coding sequence ATGAAGTTCGATTTATTACAAAAAGATCCGCAGTCTAAAGCAAGAGCGGGAAGTATAACTACTGATCACGGCGTAATTGAAACGCCAATTTTTATGCCGGTTGGAACGGTTGCTTCTGTAAAAGGAGTGCATCAGCGCGAATTGAAAGAAGAAATAAATCCGGATATTATTCTTGGAAATACATACCATTTATATTTGCGTCCGCAAACCGAGATTTTGGAAAAAGCGGGTGGATTGCATAAATTCATGAACTGGGATCGTAATATTTTGACAGATTCTGGTGGATATCAGGTGTATTCTCTTTCTTCAAATAGAAAAATAAAGGAAGAAGGGGTTAAGTTTAAATCGCATATTGATGGTTCGTACCACTTTTTTACACCAGAAAATGTAATGGAAATTCAGCGTACCATTGGAGCTGATATTATTATGGCATTTGATGAATGTACGCCTTATCCTTGTGATTACCGTTATGCACAGCGTTCTATGCATATGACACATCGTTGGTTGGACAGATGTATCAATCATTTGGAAAAAGTGCCTTATAAATACGGATACGAACAAACATTTTTCCCGATTGTTCAAGGAAGTACCTACAAAGATTTGCGTCGCCAGTCGGCTGAATATATTGCAAATGCTGGTCAGCAAGGAAATGCAATTGGAGGACTTTCTGTTGGTGAACCTGCTGAAGAAATGTACGCTATGACTGAAGTAGTTTGCGAAATTCTTCCAGAAGATAAACCTCGTTATTTAATGGGCGTTGGAACTCCGATTAATATTTTAGAAAATATCGCGTTAGGAATTGATATGTTCGATTGCGTTATGCCAACTCGTAATGCAAGAAATGGAATGTTGTTTACAGCAAACGGAACTATCAATATCAAGAATAAAAAGTGGGAAGCTGATTTTTCTCCAATTGATGAAATGGGACATACTTTTGTTGATACAGAATATACAAAAGCATATTTACGACACTTGTTTGCGGCCAATGAATATTTAGGAAAACAAATTGCTACCATTCATAATCTTGGTTTCTATATGTGGTTGGTTCGTGAAGCTAGAAAACATATCTTAGCAGGCGATTTTAGACCATGGAAAGAAATGATGGTTAAGAATATGAGCCAAAGACTTTAA
- a CDS encoding polysaccharide deacetylase family protein, producing MNLAQKLGYPENTKLLIIHADDAGLSHSENQATKQSLQNGSVNSYSIMVPCPWFFEMATFAKNNPNYDCGIHLTLTCEWENYKFGPILPVSEVSSLVDQNGYFYKNRQDFKNNAKPSEIKKELTAQIEKALKFGIEPTHLDSHMCSVGVTPEILEIYKELGKTYNLPVFINKDFVESISLSDEKYNFDDALLTDNLLIGYYTDFEKGELKKSYARALDSAVSGLNVFLLHPAFDDFEMQGITINHPNFGSEWRQIDFDFFISDECKTKLKENNIQLITWKQIGQVENLSSRE from the coding sequence ATGAACTTAGCACAAAAACTCGGATATCCTGAAAACACCAAATTATTAATCATTCACGCCGATGATGCGGGATTATCCCATTCCGAAAACCAGGCAACTAAACAGTCTCTCCAAAACGGATCTGTTAATTCTTATAGCATAATGGTACCTTGTCCATGGTTTTTTGAAATGGCAACTTTCGCAAAAAACAATCCGAATTATGATTGCGGCATTCATTTGACTCTAACCTGTGAATGGGAAAATTATAAATTTGGCCCCATCCTTCCAGTTTCTGAAGTCTCAAGTTTAGTGGATCAGAATGGCTATTTTTATAAAAACAGACAGGATTTCAAAAACAATGCAAAACCCTCTGAAATTAAAAAAGAACTTACTGCACAAATAGAAAAAGCTTTGAAGTTTGGCATTGAGCCAACGCATCTCGATTCGCACATGTGTAGTGTTGGCGTCACTCCTGAAATTTTAGAAATCTATAAAGAGCTAGGAAAAACATACAATTTACCTGTTTTTATCAATAAAGACTTTGTAGAATCAATTTCTTTATCTGATGAAAAATATAATTTTGATGATGCGCTTTTGACCGATAACCTTTTAATTGGATACTATACTGACTTTGAAAAAGGAGAACTTAAAAAATCTTATGCAAGAGCTTTAGATAGTGCAGTTTCTGGATTAAATGTTTTCCTGCTTCATCCTGCCTTTGATGATTTTGAAATGCAAGGCATCACAATAAATCATCCTAATTTTGGCTCAGAATGGCGTCAAATAGACTTTGATTTTTTTATAAGTGATGAATGCAAAACAAAACTAAAGGAGAATAATATTCAGTTAATTACCTGGAAACAAATTGGGCAAGTAGAGAATTTGTCAAGTAGAGAATAA